In Fundulus heteroclitus isolate FHET01 chromosome 18, MU-UCD_Fhet_4.1, whole genome shotgun sequence, a single genomic region encodes these proteins:
- the slc25a15a gene encoding solute carrier family 25 member 15a isoform X2 produces the protein MTPHPVIQAVIDFAAGAAGGTACVLSGQPFDTAKVKMQTFPTLYRGFIHCFISTFKQVGLRGLYKGTTPALLANISENAVLFLSYGLCQDAVRLLLRMDKGAELSDIQKASAGSLASIFSSLALCPTELVKCRLQAMHEMEATGKVAKGQSSVWSVVKTVLRTNGPLGFYQGLTSTIVREIPGYFCFFGAYELCRTTFAHHMGTDKDSIGILPLMFSGGFGGACLWLVVYPIDCVKSRIQVYSLAGRQEGFIKTFLSIIRTEGFTALYSGLTPTMIRTFPANGALFLAYESSRRFMMDTVGA, from the exons ATGACTCCACATCCTGTAATTCAAGcagtcattgactttgcagcaggAGCGGCAG GGGGTACGGCCTGCGTGCTAAGCGGTCAGCCGTTTGACACCGCCAAGGTGAAGATGCAGACGTTCCCCACCCTGTACCGCGGCTTCATCCACTGCTTCATTTCAACTTTCAAACAGGTGGGACTCCGCGGTCTCTACAAAGGGACCACGCCGGCCCTCCTCGCCAACATCAGCGAGAATGCGGTGCTCTTCTTGAGCTACGGCCTGTGCCAGGACGCTGTCCGCCTCTTGTTGCGGATGGATAAAGGAGCAGAGCTCAG TGACATCCAGAAAGCCTCAGCAGGGTCTTtagcctccatcttctcctcctTGGCCTTGTGTCCCACAGAGCTGGTGAAATGTCGCCTGCAGGCCATGCATGAAATGGAGGCGACCGGAAAGGTAGCGAAAGGACAGAG CTCTGTCTGGTCCGTAGTTAAGACCGTGCTGAGGACAAATGGTCCTTTAGGTTTCTACCAGGGACTGACCTCAACCATTGTCAGGGAGATACCAGGTTACTTCTGCTTCTTTGGCGCCTATGAACTGTGTCGGACGACATTTGCACACCATATGGGCACAGACAAAGACAGTATAG GCATTCTTCCACTCATGTTCAGCGGTGGGTTTGGAGGGGCTTGTCTGTGGCTGGTGGTCTATCCAATAGATTGTGTGAAGTCCAGGATCCAGGTCTACTCCTTAGCTGGGAGGCAAGAGGGTTTCATTAAAACGTTCCTGAGTATCATACGCACTGAGG GGTTCACTGCTCTGTACTCCGGTTTGACTCCTACCATGATTCGCACCTTCCCTGCCAACGGAGCACTCTTCCTGGCTTATGAGTCCAGCCGCAGGTTTATGATGGACACGGTGGGTGCCTGA
- the slc25a15a gene encoding solute carrier family 25 member 15a isoform X1 yields MFTGVFIMTPHPVIQAVIDFAAGAAGGTACVLSGQPFDTAKVKMQTFPTLYRGFIHCFISTFKQVGLRGLYKGTTPALLANISENAVLFLSYGLCQDAVRLLLRMDKGAELSDIQKASAGSLASIFSSLALCPTELVKCRLQAMHEMEATGKVAKGQSSVWSVVKTVLRTNGPLGFYQGLTSTIVREIPGYFCFFGAYELCRTTFAHHMGTDKDSIGILPLMFSGGFGGACLWLVVYPIDCVKSRIQVYSLAGRQEGFIKTFLSIIRTEGFTALYSGLTPTMIRTFPANGALFLAYESSRRFMMDTVGA; encoded by the exons ATGTTTACAGGAGTTTTCATCATGACTCCACATCCTGTAATTCAAGcagtcattgactttgcagcaggAGCGGCAG GGGGTACGGCCTGCGTGCTAAGCGGTCAGCCGTTTGACACCGCCAAGGTGAAGATGCAGACGTTCCCCACCCTGTACCGCGGCTTCATCCACTGCTTCATTTCAACTTTCAAACAGGTGGGACTCCGCGGTCTCTACAAAGGGACCACGCCGGCCCTCCTCGCCAACATCAGCGAGAATGCGGTGCTCTTCTTGAGCTACGGCCTGTGCCAGGACGCTGTCCGCCTCTTGTTGCGGATGGATAAAGGAGCAGAGCTCAG TGACATCCAGAAAGCCTCAGCAGGGTCTTtagcctccatcttctcctcctTGGCCTTGTGTCCCACAGAGCTGGTGAAATGTCGCCTGCAGGCCATGCATGAAATGGAGGCGACCGGAAAGGTAGCGAAAGGACAGAG CTCTGTCTGGTCCGTAGTTAAGACCGTGCTGAGGACAAATGGTCCTTTAGGTTTCTACCAGGGACTGACCTCAACCATTGTCAGGGAGATACCAGGTTACTTCTGCTTCTTTGGCGCCTATGAACTGTGTCGGACGACATTTGCACACCATATGGGCACAGACAAAGACAGTATAG GCATTCTTCCACTCATGTTCAGCGGTGGGTTTGGAGGGGCTTGTCTGTGGCTGGTGGTCTATCCAATAGATTGTGTGAAGTCCAGGATCCAGGTCTACTCCTTAGCTGGGAGGCAAGAGGGTTTCATTAAAACGTTCCTGAGTATCATACGCACTGAGG GGTTCACTGCTCTGTACTCCGGTTTGACTCCTACCATGATTCGCACCTTCCCTGCCAACGGAGCACTCTTCCTGGCTTATGAGTCCAGCCGCAGGTTTATGATGGACACGGTGGGTGCCTGA